In one Anabrus simplex isolate iqAnaSimp1 chromosome 9, ASM4041472v1, whole genome shotgun sequence genomic region, the following are encoded:
- the LOC136881268 gene encoding DNA-dependent metalloprotease dvc-1 isoform X2 — MNFDEDDDFALACQLQEQLNEEDIPSESLILEIPRPTPVRNKQVSWDIENKNIPEKPESIVDPSWEYIDPTPDIHGMFIQFNKRFFWKTLDAVELKWSTRITKCAGDCRYEGEGCLCSIRLSLPLLKLRPRKDLVETLLHEMIHAFLFVTGNNKDREDHGPRFREHMDRINKEAGTNITIYHTFHAEVELYQQHWWRCDGPCQKQRPFFGTVKRAMNRPPGPSDFWWAKHQANCGGKFIKVREPVGFNYKAKETSIKGTLFEVPSNYDIHRYIDGDISHESTPNQLQSTVPELKVLEIPSPAKREGAGVKKDENSKRIKPVSSTVLDNDERKISCPSCGTLIAETLINDHLDSCLLIDTGNKEEKCNTPRERLEEDNLTSHSSGVNSSQNSDEYSEYNNWEQSSSNIIHCPVCNAEVTGEDLDRHLETCMVPIGTGDTVISDSSEGEVELAFSCPCCGENIKESKMNSHLDGCLSLPLLSSSILE, encoded by the exons TCATTGATTTTGGAAATTCCCAGACCAACACCTGTGAGAAACAAGCAAGTGTCATGGGATATTGAAAATAAGAACATCCCTGAAAAACCTGAGTCTATTGTGGATCCATCATGGGAGTATATAGACCCTACTCCAGACATCCATGGAATGTTTATTCAGTTCAATAAACGCTTCTTCTGGAAAACTTTGGATGCAGTTGAACTGAAGTGGAGCACCAGGATAACAAA ATGTGCGGGAGATTGCCGTTACGAGGGGGAAGGATGTCTTTGTTCCATCCGTTTGAGTCTTCCGCTTCTTAAACTTCGACCACGGAAGGATTTAGTGGAGACTCTTTTG CACGAGATGATCCATGCCTTCTTGTTTGTCACTGGTAACAACAAAGATAGAGAAGATCATGGTCCACGGTTTCGCGAACATATGGACAGAATAAACAAAGAAGCTGGAACTAATATCACG ATATATCATACTTTCCATGCTGAAGTTGAACTGTATCAGCAGCACTGGTGGCGTTGTGATGGGCCATGTCAGAAACAACGACCTTTCTTCGGTACAGTGAAACGTGCTATGAATCGCCCCCCTGGCCCATCTGACTTCTGGTGGGCTAAACATCAAGCCAACTGCGGTGGGAAATTCATCAAAGTTCGTGAACCAGTGGGCTTCAATTATAAGGCAAAGGAGACGAGCATAAAAG GTACTCTCTTCGAGGTCCCATCAAATTATGATATTCATAGATACATAGATGGAGATATTTCACATGAATCAACACCAAACCAACTGCAATCTACTGTTCCTGAACTAAAGGTTCTTGAAATACCTTCACCCGCTAAGAGGGAAGGTGCGGGTGTTAAGAAAGATGAAAATTCCAAAAGAATAAAACCTGTATCTAGTACTGTTCTGGACAATGATGAACGTAAAATCTCTTGTCCATCATGTGGCACCTTGATTGCTGAGACACTTATAAATGATCACTTGGATTCCTGTTTACTGATTGACACTGGTAACAAGGAAGAGAAGTGTAATACACCTCGGGAGAGACTAGAAGAGGATAATTTGACCTCTCATTCTTCGGGTGTAAATTCGTCACAAAACAGTGACGAGTATAGTGAATATAATAACTGGGAGCAGAGCTCCAGTAATATTATTCACTGTCCTGTGTGCAATGCAGAAGTTACAGGTGAGGATCTGGACAGGCATCTTGAAACTTGTATGGTTCCTATAGGGACTGGTGATACAGTTATTAGCGATAGTAGCGAGGGAGAAGTCGAGCTGGCCTTTTCTTGTCCTTGCTGTGGAGAAAACATTAAAGAAAGTAAAATGAATAGCCATTTGGATGGATGCTTGTCATTGCCATTGCTGAGTTCAAgtattttggaataa
- the LOC136881268 gene encoding uncharacterized protein isoform X1 has protein sequence MNFDEDDDFALACQLQEQLNEEDIPSESLILEIPRPTPVRNKQVSWDIENKNIPEKPESIVDPSWEYIDPTPDIHGMFIQFNKRFFWKTLDAVELKWSTRITKCAGDCRYEGEGCLCSIRLSLPLLKLRPRKDLVETLLHEMIHAFLFVTGNNKDREDHGPRFREHMDRINKEAGTNITMPQCPEEWKALAEGFAMRWNFPHCVGAIDGKRVSIVKPANSGSFYYNYKGTFSVVLMAVVNATYEFIMADCGVNGRVSGGGVIGYTKFGEKLAEGTLGLPNKDELPNFAVKLPYVFVGNDAFSLNENLMKPYKGSKLTNEQRIYNYRCSRARGVSENAFGILAARFRIFQKAIHLSPKKVQKIALACCYLHNYIRKMRSNYYMPKGPVDIELVENGETVLGSWRNEGFVVHPLNVNRNAYHHSISATSIRDSYSEYFNGPGSVPWHCKISNAIALSARSSRMKKYWEEKNYQVLKTELMYLKTLLYIRFDFGAPMWA, from the exons TCATTGATTTTGGAAATTCCCAGACCAACACCTGTGAGAAACAAGCAAGTGTCATGGGATATTGAAAATAAGAACATCCCTGAAAAACCTGAGTCTATTGTGGATCCATCATGGGAGTATATAGACCCTACTCCAGACATCCATGGAATGTTTATTCAGTTCAATAAACGCTTCTTCTGGAAAACTTTGGATGCAGTTGAACTGAAGTGGAGCACCAGGATAACAAA ATGTGCGGGAGATTGCCGTTACGAGGGGGAAGGATGTCTTTGTTCCATCCGTTTGAGTCTTCCGCTTCTTAAACTTCGACCACGGAAGGATTTAGTGGAGACTCTTTTG CACGAGATGATCCATGCCTTCTTGTTTGTCACTGGTAACAACAAAGATAGAGAAGATCATGGTCCACGGTTTCGCGAACATATGGACAGAATAAACAAAGAAGCTGGAACTAATATCACG ATGCCCCAATGTCCTGAGGAGTGGAAGGCTTTAGCTGAAGGCTTTGCTATGCGATGGAACTTCCCACATTGTGTCGGCGCCATTGATGGGAAACGCGTATCAATTGTTAAGCCTGCAAATTCAGGTTCATTTTACTACAATTATAAAGGAACGTTCAGTGTAGTATTGATGGCTGTAGTAAATGCCACCTATGAATTTATTATGGCTGATTGTGGGGTAAATGGACGTGTTTCGGGCGGTGGTGTTATTGGCTACACAAAATTTGGTGAAAAATTGGCTGAAGGCACCCTTGGTCTTCCCAATAAAGATGAGTTGCCCAATTTTGCAGTCAAACTACCATATGTTTTTGTTGGCAATGATGCATTTTCACTAAATGAAAATTTAATGAAGCCCTACAAGGGAAGCAAACTCACCAATGAACAACGTATATACAACTACCGTTGCAGTAGAGCCCGAGGAGTCTCGGAAAATGCATTTGGAATTCTTGCTGCCAGATTCAGGATTTTTCAGAAAGCCATTCACCTATCCCccaaaaaagttcaaaaaatcgCACTGGCCTGTTGTTATCTACACAACTACATAAGGAAAATGCGTTCAAATTACTACATGCCAAAAGGACCCGTGGACATAGAACTTGTAGAAAATGGTGAAACAGTACTTGGCTCTTGGAGAAACGAGGGTTTTGTAGTACACCCACTAAATGTTAACAGAAATGCATATCATCACTCTATCAGTGCAACATCTATCAGAGATAGCTACTCAGAATATTTTAATGGACCTGGATCAGTTCCTTGGCACTGTAAAATAAGTAATGCTATAGCGTTATCTGCAAGATCTTCCAGAATGAAAAAGTATTGGGAAGAAAAAAATTATCAAGTGCTAAAAACTGAACTTATGTATTTGAAGACATTGTTGTATATAaggtttgattttggtgctccaatgtgggcgtaa